The following is a genomic window from Phycisphaerae bacterium.
AACTCCAGCGGCGTTCCCAGCCGGCATTCGGTCACCGTGGCCAGGCAGTCCAGTGAAAGCGGGATGTCGAAGCGGCCAGCCACCTGATGCCATCTTTGAGACACTACGCCTCTGATGAACGGGGCGTCACACGCGTCGCCCACGCCGTCACCGTCGCCGTCGGCCTGGTCGGGGTTGCAGGTGCCGGGGCAGTTGTCGTCCCGATCGTCGATCCCGTCCCCGTCCGAATCGACAACGAGCTGGGCCATGGCCCCTGCCGTCCCGCGGGTGGCAAGCCAGCCGCGAATGCTCGTTGCGCCGAGGATCTGAAGCGCGGACATTCCGCCCCCGTAGTCGCCTTCCTCAAAGCCGTTGTTGCCTGGAAGGTCCTGCCCACCGGCGGAAGGAAGGATGAGAGACAACAGCACGACGCACGAGGAGAAGATCGCCCACTTGGACGTCATGCAGCCCTCCTCTCGTGGCCGATGCGAGAATGGTGAAACCGTCGAAGTCCATTGGAGCAAAGAGAGCAGGCAAAGTCAATAGTGTGCTGTTCGTGCCGTTCGAATCCGTCTGGGTTCGGCGGTGCCAGCCGTCGCTGAGGATCTGTTGACGCGATGGGTCAGCCTCAATGTTGGGGCGGTAGGCAAGGCACGAATCGCAGCGATACCCGCATCGAGCAAGCAGTTCGTTCATGGCACCTCCCGGTTCTCGCGAGCCATGCCATGTGGCCCGACGCCCCGAGCGTTGGCCGCGACGGCACGGGTGCGTGACCTTCTTCTTGTTCAAGCCTGCGCGGAGTACGCGCTGCAGGCACAACCACCCGGTCAGAGCATCGTCTTGCCCTGCCGTCCTGCATGGCGGCGAACTCGGCCAATCAACCGAAACAAACGTGTCCGGTTGTATCGTTGGGTGAGGATGCAAGGCAGGTTGGCGGCCAGCGCGTAGGCGATGATGATGACATCTCCCCACCACGGGTTCCAGAGGAAGAAGACCGGGGCGCCAGAAATGGCGAACCAGTGGCAAAGCTCCCCTCGACGCGTCTCGCGAAGGAACCGTTGCAGGTATTCTGGGTTGACGCCAACTAATGTCGCTTTGCCGAACCCGCCCGCAAACCAGCGCGCCCCATCGGGCAGTAGGCCTTTCCATCGCCGGACGGCAACGAAACGCTCGTAGAATCGACCGCCATTCTCCCATGCACTGGGCGGAACGGGGCGGAACCACCTCGCTGGCATTTGCGTAAACGCCCAGGCAAGGGCGAGTTGCAGCACCAGCCAACCACCCACATTCAGAACGACAACCCACCTTGCCGGCAACTCAATGGGCACGGATTGTCCGCCCTTTCCAGGTCACCTGTCTGCGCGAGCGCAGCATCGACAACGTGAATACCACGAAGTAGAAGGCCAAAGGCACCGGGTAGAACACCGCCGTGTACCAGCGGAAATCGCCGATCTGACGCAGCAGCAGGTAGAGTTGTGCCGCGTACAGCGAGTACATCGAGAGGCCGGTCCACCCCCGCGTCAATAGGTACGGACAGAGCCCCATGCCTACCATCCACAGGACGATGAGCAGCAGCAGCACTCTTGATGTCTGGGCAGCGCCTGAGGCGAAGCTCTTCGTCCAACCTTCGATCAACTGGCCAAGGCCATCGGGGTACATACGGAAGGCCGCCGCGCCTTTGCCGATAACGCAGCGCAGGCCTACGCCGTGTTCACGAAACCGTTCTGCCAGGTAGAAGTTCTCCAGGATGCGCCCCTTGACTGCTTCGTGTCCATGGACACGCTGGTAGTCGTCCCGGCCGACCAGGAGCACTTGGCCGAACAGGCCGTTCGGCTCGCCGCCCAACAGCCTGAATGCGCCTGTGCCGGCGGTCATCAGGAGATTGAAGAACGCTGAAAGCTGCTCGTAGGGCCTGCGAACGGCGTGATACGGACCCACTGACAACACGTTATCCACGCGGCTGTTCAGAATGTACAGAAGCCCATCTGTCTCAAACCACGTGTCAGCATCCAAGAACAGCAGAAGCTCGCCGGAGGCCACTCGCGCGCCCTGCCAACAGGCCCAGGTCTTGCCGCGCCAGCCGTCCGGCAACGGTTCCGAGGACACCACCCTCGCGCCAAGCTGGCATGCCACCTGAGCAGTGCGGTCCGTCGAGCCGTCGTCCACCACGACGATCTCACGCGGCTGCACCGATTGAGAAGCGAGCGAGCGGAGCAGAGTTGGTAGGTTGCGTTCTTCGTTTCGGGCGGGAATGATGACGGACAGCGCCTCGGCAATCACGGGATCGAGCGTCTTGCTCGGCGCCAGCGCAGCTGCTCGCCGGCCCA
Proteins encoded in this region:
- a CDS encoding glycosyltransferase is translated as MGFIVLGRLLGRRAAALAPSKTLDPVIAEALSVIIPARNEERNLPTLLRSLASQSVQPREIVVVDDGSTDRTAQVACQLGARVVSSEPLPDGWRGKTWACWQGARVASGELLLFLDADTWFETDGLLYILNSRVDNVLSVGPYHAVRRPYEQLSAFFNLLMTAGTGAFRLLGGEPNGLFGQVLLVGRDDYQRVHGHEAVKGRILENFYLAERFREHGVGLRCVIGKGAAAFRMYPDGLGQLIEGWTKSFASGAAQTSRVLLLLIVLWMVGMGLCPYLLTRGWTGLSMYSLYAAQLYLLLRQIGDFRWYTAVFYPVPLAFYFVVFTLSMLRSRRQVTWKGRTIRAH
- a CDS encoding glycosyl-4,4'-diaponeurosporenoate acyltransferase produces the protein MPIELPARWVVVLNVGGWLVLQLALAWAFTQMPARWFRPVPPSAWENGGRFYERFVAVRRWKGLLPDGARWFAGGFGKATLVGVNPEYLQRFLRETRRGELCHWFAISGAPVFFLWNPWWGDVIIIAYALAANLPCILTQRYNRTRLFRLIGRVRRHAGRQGKTML